One genomic window of Etheostoma spectabile isolate EspeVRDwgs_2016 chromosome 7, UIUC_Espe_1.0, whole genome shotgun sequence includes the following:
- the il17rb gene encoding uncharacterized protein il17rb — protein sequence MLGVSLFFFYHVMAQGTSDEIRVKCSKYHGSPPVNETSPSLLADLRGERVTVGGKDMMNISWAINIDASIRTLTGTRIIIAGEAYHCEYNSVLATAGLSSEQKWFYYLVKASYGSNLIQAANLPLPPPNSGRTYKYINIEIPRPASVTSKPTTTTYSLTTGHIGLKELAVNYTVGAIFGGLAGLMILSSCFIFCKRRGTNFSNPLGFEKLPTSTMASIPVLVVYPAENSAFQQAVVALAEFLQWHGGCRVAVDMWQQGMIATLGPMRWLAEQVKAAHRVLIVCPLFPSQTSHSPPYHTFPESSIPAAAHDLYPLILNMVASHAKSASDLDKFWVVQLGEQQDNKPSNRAPELRACKSFCLLKDLNKLHRGLHTQSRDKKKVSDLIFRPGNAYSEKCTVKLREAVEKLRGHQPSILREVEPLRSVVAIV from the exons GGTCTCCTCCTGTCAATGAAACATCTCCAAGTTTACTGGCGGACCTGAGAGGGGAGCGAGTGACAGTGGGAGGAAAAGATATGATGAACATCAGCTGGGCAATCAACATTGATG CCAGTATTCGAACTCTGACAGGCACTCGGATCATAATTGCCGGGGAAGCGTACCACTGTGAATACAACTCAGTTTTGGCCACGGCAGGCCTCAGCTCAGAGCAG aaatggttttattatttagtaaaaGCAAGCTATGGCTCCAACCTCATCCAAGCTGCCAATCTTCCTTTGCCTCCACCAAATAGCGGTCGCACTTATAAGTATATCAACATCGAAATACCTCGTCCAGCAA gTGTTACATCAAagcctactactactacctacTCACTAACTACAGGTCACATAG GCTTAAAGGAATTAGCCGTCAACTacactgtgggggccatttttgGAGGACTGGCCGGTTTGATGATCCTAAGTTCCTGCTTCATATTCT GCAAAAGGCGGGGAACCAACTTTTCCAACCCATTGGGTTTCGAAAAGTTGCCCACATCTACCATGGCTTCCATCCCCGTCCTGGTGGTGTACCCTGCAGAGAATTCAGCCTTTCAGCAGGCCGTGGTGGCCCTAGCTGAGTTCCTGCAGTGGCACGGCGGCTGCAGAGTAGCTGTGGACATGTGGCAGCAGGGGATGATCGCCACGCTGGGGCCAATGCGCTGGCTGGCGGAACAGGTCAAGGCTGCACACAGAGTGCTCATCGTCTGCCCACTG TTCCCTTCACAGACCAGCCACTCTCCTCCATACCACACATTCCCAGAATCCTCCATCCCAGCAGCAGCTCATGACCTTTACCCACTGATTCTCAACATGGTGGCGAGCCATGCGAAGAGCGCCAGCGACTTGGATAAGTTCTGGGTGGTGCAGCTGGGCGAGCAGCAGGACAACAAGCCTAGTAACCGTGCACCGGAACTGAGGGCCTGCAAGTCTTTTTGTCTGTTGAAAGACTTAAACAAGCTGCACAGGGGTCTGCATACCCAGAGTCGGGATAAGAAGAAGGTATCCGATCTGATATTCAGACCAGGGAATGCCTACAGTGAAAAGTGTACAGTGAAGTTGAGGGAAGCTGTAGAAAAACTACGTGGACATCAGCCAAGCATTTTAAGAGAGGTGGAACCATTGAGATCCGTGGTCGCTATTGTTTGA
- the selenok gene encoding selenoprotein K, which translates to MVYVSNGQVLDSRSQSPWRLSLLVDLFWGAVEFIGLFFKSIVHPDMTKDGNCGSSRFSDGRGPPGPPGGRRRMGRVNHSAGPNAPPMGGGGUGR; encoded by the exons ATGGTGTACGTGTCCAACG GTCAGGTCCTGGACAGCAGGTCCCAGTCACCATGGCGACTGTCCTTACTGGTTGATCTCTTCTGGGGAGCAGTGGAATTCATCGGCCTGTT TTTTAAGTCAATTGTTCACCCTGACATGACAAAGGATGGAAACTGTGGTTCGTCACGCTTTTCTGATGGCAGAGG TCCTCCAGGTCCCCCTGGTGGCAGAAGACGGATGGGAAGAGTAAACCACAGTGCAGGTCCCAACGCTCCACCAATGggtggaggaggatgaggaag GTAA
- the actr8 gene encoding actin-related protein 8, with translation MTQAEKEQDSGKEKEKERDKEKEKEQQRGVKRPIAPPTIPDPLQEQIQSNFIIVINPGSRTLRIGRATDTLPVTLPHVIARRHKQTGQPSYEDPWLLRDGLNKVESNEQRQNGLKMVDQAIWSKKMSNGVRRTPVSAEQARAYNCQIRPAVLDSSSRVKWTNTAHQPPHLVGEEAIYVNPSDCYNIHWPIVRGQLNVHTSPGGSLTAVLADLETIWSHVIQKQLEIPLKDLKYYRCILLVPDIYNRQHIKEVVNMLLLNMGFSAIIVHHESVCATFGSGLSSACVVDVGDQKTSLCCVEDGVSHRNSRLCLAYGGSDVTRTFFWLLQRAGFPYRDCQLSSRLDCQLLQHLKETFCHLNQDISGLQDHEFRTRFPDAPALLYQVRLGDEKLQAPMGLFYPTTFGIVGQKMTSLQYRSQGDSEDPHDEHYLLATQSKQDQSSKSAADRKGISRPGGGLDGEMSGQGGIGELSDLTRGCGSGGGGAAMKVEMEFGPAQGECLMGAGEVEEPLSAHLSRKTAIMSQFESKALGLDKAILHSIDCCGSDETKRKMYSSILVVGGGLMFRGAQEFLLHRIINKMPPSFRRLVDNVEVITRPKDMDPQLISWKGGAVLACLDTTQEMWIHQREWQRFGVRMLRERAAFVW, from the exons ATGACTCAGGCCGAGAAAGAGCAGGACAGCgggaaggagaaagaaaaggaacgagataaagagaaagagaaagagcagcAACGTGGGGTAAAAAGACCCATCGCTCCTCCAACCATCCCAGACCCTCTTCAGGAG caaatTCAAAGCAATTTTATAATTGTCATCAACCCTGGTTCAAGGACACTCCGCATTGGCCGAGCAACAGACACTCTTCCAGTAACACTCCCACATGTGATAGCCCGCAGACACAAGCAGACTGGACAGCCCTCATATGAAGATCCCTGGCTGTTGAGAGATGGTCTAAAT AAAGTAGAGAGTAATGAGCAGAGGCAGAATGGGCTTAAAATGGTTGACCAGGCCATCTGGTCCAAGAAGATGTCGAATGGAGTGCGGAGGACACCTGTGTCCGCTGAACAG gcCAGAGCGTATAACTGTCAGATCCGGCCGGCAGTACTAGACAGCAGCTCGAGGGTGAAGTGGACCAACACAGCTCACCAGCCTCCTCATCTGGTGGGAGAGGAG GCTATTTATGTAAATCCATCTGACTGTTACAACATCCACTGGCCTATAGTTAGAGGTCAGCTTAATGTGCACACCAGTCCTGGGGGCTCACTGACCGCTGTCCTGGCTGACCTCGAGACCATCTGGAGTCATGTTATTCAAAAGCAACTGGAGATCCCCCTCAAAGACTTAAAG TATTACAGATGCATCCTATTGGTCCCTGACATCTACAACAGGCAGCACATCAAAGAAGTTGTCAACATGCTGCTGCTTAATATGGGCTTCTCAG cgATCATTGTGCACCATGAGTCGGTGTGTGCTACATTTGGCAGCGGGCTGAGCAGTGCTTGTGTCGTAGATGTAGGAGACCAGAAGACCAGTCTTTGCTGTGTAGAGGATGGAGTGTCCCACCGAAACTCCAG GCTGTGTTTGGCATACGGTGGCTCAGATGTGACCCGTACTTTCTTCTGGCTCCTTCAGAGGGCGGGCTTTCCCTACAGAGACTGTCAGCTGTCCAGCAGACTGGACTGTCAGCTCCTGCAGCATCTGAAAGAGACCTTTTGCCATCTAAACCAA GACATATCAGGACTACAAGATCATGAATTCCGGACACGTTTCCCAGACGCCCCAGCTCTTCTCTACCAGGTTCGACTCGGGGATGAGAAATTACAG GCACCTATGGGTCTTTTCTACCCAACCACATTTGGCATCGTAGGTCAGAAGATGACATCACTTCAGTACCGTTCCCAAGGCGACTCAGAGGATCCTCATGATGAACACTACCTGCTGGCTACACAGAGCAAACAGGACCAG TCTTCCAAATCTGCTGCAGACCGTAAGGGTATTTCCAGACCAGGTGGTGGTTTGGATGGTGAGATGAGTGGTCAGGGAGGGATTGGGGAGCTCTCTGATCTCACCAGGGGCTGTGGGAGTGGCGGTGGTGGAGCAGCGATGAAGGTGGAGATGGAATTTGGGCCTGCCCAGGGGGAGTGTCTGATGGGGGCAGGAGAGGTGGAAGAGCCCCTGTCTGCTCACCTCTCCAGGAAGACTGCTATCATGAGCCAGTTTGAGAGCAAAGCACTGGGCCTGGATAAGGCCATCCTGCATAGCATCGACTGCTGTG gaTCAGATGAAACCAAACGCAAGATGTACAGCTCCATCCTGGTAGTGGGAGGAGGGCTCATGTTTCGTGGTGCTCAGGAGTTTCTGCTTCACCGCATCATCAACAAGATGCCGCCCTCATTCAGAAGACTGGTTGACAATGTGGAAGTTATCACACGGCCAAAG GACATGGACCCTCAGCTGATATCGTGGAAGGGAGGAGCTGTGCTGGCGTGTCTGGACACCACTCAGGAGATGTGGATCCACCAGAGGGAGTGGCAGCGCTTTGGTGTCCGAATGCTCCGTGAGAGAGCTGCCTTTGTCTGGTGA